A genomic stretch from Chiloscyllium plagiosum isolate BGI_BamShark_2017 chromosome 45, ASM401019v2, whole genome shotgun sequence includes:
- the LOC122543871 gene encoding glycogen phosphorylase, muscle form-like: MATLGLAAYGYGIRYEFGIFNQKISNGWQVEEADDWLRYGNPWEKARPEYTIPVNFYGRVEHTPEGVKWVDTQVVLALPYDTPVPGYKNNTVNTMRLWSAKAPNEFKLEDFNVGGYIQAVLDRNLAENISRVLYPNDNFFEGKELRLKQEYFVVAATLQDVIRRFKSSKFGSRDAVRTTFDAFPDKVAIQLNDTHPALAIPELMRVLVDIEHLSWEKAWDVTIRTCAYTNHTVLPEALERWPVQLFESLLPRHLAIIYEINRRHLENVARKFPGDNDRLRRMSLIEEGTTKRINMAHLCIVGAHAVNGVARIHSEILKKTM, encoded by the exons GTGGAGGAGGCTGATGACTGGCTGAGGTACGGCAATCCCTGGGAGAAGGCCCGGCCCGAGTACACCATCCCCGTCAACTTCTACGGCCGAGTGGAGCACACCCCTGAGGGGGTCAAGTGGGTGGATACCCAG GTTGTGCTGGCTTTACCTTATGACACACCAGTGCCGGGCTATAAGAACAACACTGTGAACACGATGCGGCTGTGGTCTGCCAAAGCACCCAATGAGTTTAAACTGGAGGACT TCAACGTTGGTGGCTACATCCAGGCAGTCCTCGACAGGAACCTGGCTGAGAACATCTCCCGCGTCCTCTATCCCAATGACAAC TTCTTTGAGGGGAAAGAGCTGCGTCTGAAACAGGAGTACTTTGTGGTCGCTGCCACCCTGCAGGATGTCATCCGCCGCTTCAAGTCCTCCAAGTTCGGCAGCCGCGACGCTGTCCGAACCACCTTTGACGCGTTCCCCGACAAG GTCGCCATTCAGCTGAACGACACCCATCCTGCCCTGGCCATCCCAGAACTCATGAGGGTGCTGGTGGACATTGAGCACCTGAgctgggagaag GCCTGGGATGTCACGATCCGTACCTGTGCCTACACTAACCACACGGTGCTGCCCGAAGCTCTGGAGCGCTGGCCCGTCCAGCTCTTCGAGTCACTGCTGCCGCGGCATCTCGCTATCATCTACGAGATCAACAGGAGGCACCTGGAG AACGTTGCTCGGAAGTTCCCGGGAGACAATGACCGACTGCGCCGCATGTCACTGATTGAGGAGGGAACCACCAAGAGGATCAACATGGCTCACCTGTGCATCGTCGGTGCTCATGCTGTGAACGGAGTTGCCCGCATTCACTCTGAGATCCTGAAAAAGACCATGTAA